The Marivirga salinae DNA window AAAATGGACGAGATTGTATTAAAGCAAGTAAAACAGCTTGAAAAAGTCTGGGGCTTTGATAAAATATGTCTGGCTCATTATATTGAGTTGCAGGAGTTAACGGATGATTTTTCTTCTCAATTTCCTGATTTAGACAAACCATTGGAAGAAATATTGGAGGAAGAGATTATTGAAAAAGCAACTCAGGCGGGATGGGACGCTGAAAACTATACTGTAAAAATCCATAACAAAGGAGGAAAAGATGATTTGACTCATTGGGTAAATACCAGTGATTATAATCTTTGCGTTTTTGGTAAAAAGGTAATTAATCCTGGTTCTGGTATTTTTGCCTCTAAAATTGCCCGGTTGATAGATAAATCCATTTTATTCACGACAGAAACATCCCGTCCTAATTTTGATAATGTGATGCTGTGTGTAGATTTTTCAGCGTATTCAAAAAAGGCTGTGAAATTTCTCAATCATTTCATACCTGATTCTGCTTCAAATTTCAGTCTATTTCATGTTTATAAAGTTCCCACTATTTATTTCCCATTTGTAAAACAGAAATCTAATAAGTTAGTGGAGGAAGAACGTAAGAAAGCCGAAAAAGCCTTGGATCATTTTAGAGAGAAGTATACCAAACAACCTAAATCAAATGCTTGGGTTGCATATAATGATGATCAGCC harbors:
- a CDS encoding universal stress protein, giving the protein MKNVIVFMDMSKMDEIVLKQVKQLEKVWGFDKICLAHYIELQELTDDFSSQFPDLDKPLEEILEEEIIEKATQAGWDAENYTVKIHNKGGKDDLTHWVNTSDYNLCVFGKKVINPGSGIFASKIARLIDKSILFTTETSRPNFDNVMLCVDFSAYSKKAVKFLNHFIPDSASNFSLFHVYKVPTIYFPFVKQKSNKLVEEERKKAEKALDHFREKYTKQPKSNAWVAYNDDQPSDKVIYNYARTHHVDLIVVGIKGKSDDDDLLIGSVAEKLIQPNRTVPVLLVQ